A genomic region of bacterium contains the following coding sequences:
- a CDS encoding antitoxin: VTGAYFKALADELGIPYQTLINLYLRDCASSGRRLSMAWKPGN; the protein is encoded by the coding sequence TGTTACGGGGGCCTACTTCAAGGCCTTGGCTGATGAACTCGGCATTCCCTACCAGACGCTGATCAACCTGTACCTGCGCGACTGCGCGTCGAGCGGTCGGCGACTGAGCATGGCGTGGAAGCCTGGGAACTGA
- a CDS encoding DUF805 domain-containing protein, whose translation MNWYLQVLKKYAVFSGRARRKEYWMFFLFNILVAVALGFVEGVLGIAPESNQSVLGTIYQLVILSPAIAAGVRRMHDTNHSGWWLLLPIVNLMFAVTEGTRGDNRFGPDPKATEPQSA comes from the coding sequence ATGAATTGGTACCTTCAAGTCCTCAAGAAGTACGCGGTCTTCAGCGGTCGCGCGCGGCGGAAGGAGTACTGGATGTTCTTCCTCTTCAACATCCTGGTCGCCGTCGCCCTCGGCTTCGTCGAGGGAGTTCTTGGCATCGCGCCCGAGAGCAATCAGAGCGTTCTCGGGACCATCTACCAGCTCGTGATCCTGAGCCCTGCAATCGCCGCAGGTGTGCGGAGAATGCATGACACCAATCACAGTGGCTGGTGGTTGCTGCTTCCGATCGTCAATCTTATGTTCGCAGTCACCGAAGGAACGCGAGGCGACAACCGATTCGGCCCTGATCCAAAGGCGACGGAACCGCAATCCGCCTAA